The region acttgtgtgggagcatttcttgcgcttgagggcaagcgagtgttttttacgctcgagggcgagctgtcgttgagtatagtggtgtgatgaccctattttagtagtgtttttagggtcatttctttggttgttttgagtctttttgttgagtctcatgtagtgtttcatgcattctcatgcatttttattcttttctttagttttatttcgttttggtaatttagtagttttttaggcagttttcttgcattttaagtaaagtttaggacttgcatggttttgttgtgttttatgagggacttcttgtgctaatgagctcttggagcttctagaatcttccttgtcttgttgatTAGGTtgggagtgcagaaactgaaggaaagGGAAGGTCAaggagcatggaattgatgaagaacataaagggaattgaaaagaggagtttaagaagccaaaaagtcactttcaggcgagctagagcgcctaggcgctgggagtgggcgcctaggcgccaatagggtcagagaaCATGTCTTTtgacatgcaattggcgctcaggcgctctgaattggcgcctgagcgcccagtttcgttattttcagcctataaataaggtttaggccaatttcttagatacattttgtcattccactcattttttatcaagttttgagagctgaggagaactttggggccaagggaggtttccaacttgtacttttcctcaggttttatttacattttcttcatgaattcactagccatgagtggctagtttactttgtgctttgggttaagagattctatgaaactttagtttataattcctatctctatgcatgagtcttgatccaatcttgtatttcaattccttattgcatgtttagctttggtgcacctttgctataggttagattataatagaatggaaatttgttatgatctagggacatgaattggaataggtccttctatacttgcttctaggaatagagtgagggtagggttttgttggcctgaatatttgagctatcatacctcttatgaatgtttaagtacacaaggaattgggcttatctttcaatttgagagaattacttttgtgaggaatcaactagtaagtacataggctagaacaacaagatataaatcaaggattcacatgcataggataggtggactaaaatggattagatgatcaaacacccaaggcaattttccatcattgttatttacatctttatcaacattgctcttttgcaaaacttttgtcacaatcacccaaaaccaacctctgaattttactgtttaaagaacttgcaaactttaagcttaaatcaataattctcactcacaatccctgtggttcgataatttaaaacccggaggtattcgtgcacttgcgaattgaccaacaagtttttggcgccgttgccggggattgtttgtggtttacggtttaagttaaagagtttgtttgtttgttttactaagcattgcattgaataggtgttactaaccttttctctgttttgtgatttcagtttatgcacagtaggcttggcacggatccattgctgtttgatccggagcctgaaCGTACTCTTCGCCGTCGTCGAGCCCAACAAAGGCTCGAAGCCATGCAAGCCCACCAATAACCATTTTGGTGTTAAAGTATCTCAAATGCTCCATGGGATCATAATCGCCCgagaaggcgtctaatgccattgtTTGCAAATGTTTTGGTATGTCCACCTttgtgatggcgggaacaaaaggttgaaattcaacAACGTCCTCAGCTTCGAGACGTTGTCCCTGCTTAAAATCTCGCATCTGGTTTAAATATTCCACCTGGGCTTGTAACTGTTCATTCTGGCTTTGTACCTTTTGCAAGGTGTCCAACATTTACTTCAAAGTCGCTGGCGTGATTCCTGTTATCACCTCCTGCGCTTTCCTCGGAGCACTGTTCTTAAGATCTTCTAAGTTTATGTACTCAGGCGGCGTTGATCGTCGCctgacacctggatctgatttggcTACCAGATCTGAGAGCTTGCCCGAAGCTAGTTTAACTAACGACGTGggtgactgcgccaccgagtgaacACCGTCCGAGGAAGCCTCCTGCACTTGTTCTTGAAGTACTGCACATTGTTGTCTCGACCGCCGCCGCGTCCGCATTAACGACCACCACCTCTCCGGCGATGGTCACGACGACCCACACCGCACGAACGAGTTTCCATGAATCGTAACTCTCACCTTCTACCTCACTTGTAGATCTAGgttagagccacagacggcgccaatgttgcGTTCTAAGGTAAGCTTAAGTAAGAAAGGTACAaaaagcaaaccctagcagagcacaaaAATAGCAAAGATGTAATAAaagggaatattctcattaattgtCAAAAAGTTCCTGGTACAAggtgatgaccttcccttttatagagggtatgGTCATGACATTGACTTTTCCTACCTTTGGGCCTGAAaaccagggcccaaatccctacgCACATAGGACAAATCCAagagaatcttccagctggcttgcggGTCCACTTAAAGGGGGCGAGAATCCTCGGTATTTTGCCAGTTCCCGCCATGTCTTCCTTCGTCCAGCTGATTGCTTGTTTTGGGCGGGCATGGAggtctttatgtcccgcccagtccaacaCACATTCGTCATTTTccgttcgccttctttaccATTACCACATTCGCCAGCCAAGTAGGATACTTAATTTCCTGGATGAAGTCTGCCGCCTGTAATTTGTTTACCTCTTGCTGGATTGCcttctccttttcatcgcccattCGCCGGCGTGTCTGGGTCACTAGTttctcgccaaatttcagttccTTGGTTTCCTCGATCGGCGTGGGCCTGTtgactcgcccctcgccccttGGATCTAGGTTCTCTTCCGGCGCATCGACCTCGTTGCATCGGTGCCCTACCGAGGCGTTCCTTTTCCCGTACCGGTCTACCGCGTTGCAGTAGCACTCCCTCGCAATTTTCTGGTCCATAACCACTCTCCCAACTCGTCCATTCGGCAAAGGATATTTAACCGCCAAGTGTGCCGTTGAAATCACAGCACACAGCCGGTTCAAGGTGTTTCTGCCAATTATCATGTTGTAAGATCCCTCTGTTCCTAGGATTAAGTATTTCACCCTCAGCGTCCTAGCGTTCTCTCGCTCGCCGAATGTGGTATCAAGGTCAAGGACGCCTCTCACCCATACTTGCTAGCCCGCAAACCCCACCAGAGTCCCTGCATAAGGAGTGAGATATGCCTCATTCAAACCGAGTCGATCAAATGCCccgccgtaaatgatgtccgatgaactcccttgatccaaaagtactcGTTGTACATTAAGTTGGTTGACGCGAAGGAGGATTACAATCGGATCGTCTAGATGTGGCTTTATTCCAACGAAGTCATCGGATGAAAAGGTAATGTCTGGATGTGAAAAACCGAAAGGAACCTATGTTACCGTGTTCACCGCCCTAGCGTACCGCTTTCTAGCTGCACTGGtgattcctcctcctccaaatccTCCGGAGATCGTGTGCACTCCTTTAGGTACCGGAGCATTACCTCCCTGTATTCTAGTAGGTTTTCCTGCCGCTATCAGTTTTCCAACCTCATGCTCCAACGTGCGGCACTCCTCGGTGACGTGGCCCATGGCCTGGTGATAAACGCACCACTCGCCTCCCGGCTCGCCGCTTATTCGCGTCGCTAACGGTTCTCAGGGGATTTCCGATTTAGACGATTTGTCCAGGCACGCCAGCTTTCCTTTTGGAGATGAGTTTCTCCATTTCCTCGGGGAATTCCAATAGTTTTCCCTTTGCAATGTCCGAGGCTCCGCCGCTGTATTTGCTCCCCAAGCCTCTATGTCCTGCTGCTCCAAACCACTACTTATGTCGCAAATCAGCCACCTCCAATCTCTGAGAGTGTCCAACGACTGAGGTGACGGCGGTTTTTGTTCTGAAGGTTTCAACAAGAAGACTGAAGACTCCGCCTCCTTCTCGCGTCGCCTTCTATACGCGTGCGCGGACCACGCGTGTGTTTAATCCTTCATTCGCTTCGTCGACGTTGCGCTTCCATGAAGTGCCACCAACAAATCAAGAATTTgactaagaaataaaaaaccaaagAGAATTGCACGAAAAATCGAACTTCACTCAGCCAAaccacaatccacgtagtccgggaatcgaaatctatcGTTCTCCACAGAAGGCGTCAAATGTtacatcatgaacattgagatgaggtatagtacctaaggtgtaaggaacgtgatgtgagattcctagagagaatgagagcgtaaccacTTTGGAGAgcgaataactgaatttcaatcttgttatttcataaatgagctaagagtcccctacaattggtatccttcccctatttatagttgggggtgTTGGGTTCAACGCCTCTATCttatcctaatgggccagttgggcctccgggaggAAAGCCCAAGTCCCCTGTCTACTCATCGCCCCaggccagcgctcctgggcgagggaccctggggtctcgcccagtccaatactTGTTAACAAGAACTATCAATTCGACATTCTTACTTTGTTTTTCAACATTttctatatattaatatatatcattctgctttcgaaaaaagaaaaaataataactaagaGTGATACTTTTAATTAACATTACTCCATTTGCTAATTCCACTAGCTCCTCAAAATTTACATAGGATAGACCAATAATTCATAATCCTTCTTTCTTTAGTTACCACATTAATCAACTACGAAGTTGcacgtgcaacgcacgagttttttacaaattatttaatgtatgaAATTATTTCTTAGTTTACATCTATAGATTTTTCTTCGAAAGGTGGGGCTAAGCCCATATAATAATattgaaaattattttgaatattaaagagtttaacaatttaTGAATACATTATTtacaatataataatatttatataataatattttttattccacagtaataaaaaaaagataaaaaattgtTCTACTTGGGCCATATTTCCaagttttaaaaaatacatttaatgtTGTActatttgttaaatttttcataaaagattgcaatgaaatatttttaattgagTATGATATTTTCGTTTTGTTTTTAATTGAGTATGATATTGATACCTAACTAGAAATTACTGCATATTAAAAACTGTTAATACAAACATGTGACATGTATCTCAttgttataataaaataagacCTTTCGATTCCTTTAAGCCTCTCGGCTCAAATCATATAGATATAGCATGCAAgctaataaaaaagaaaatgatgtaAGCTATTAAAACATATCAGACATATAGCTTAAGTTCTCATAATAGGCCAAACACAGTAAAAAGTGAAGAGTTGGTTAGCTTTTTGCCTGATTAATTATTAGTGAGCATCTTAATTGATTGTTTTGGATTTCGATGGTTTGGCTAGTATGCTCAATTTAACTTAAAGACTTTCTAATAATCTATATTTCAATTCTTATTACTATTATAGTTTTTATTCTCTTTGTCAAGTATGCTTGCTCTACGTGTGCAATTAagttaaagaaaagaaaaaattgatagCAATTTATTAAACCATAGTATAACTTGTAAATTGTAATTATTAATTACTCTAATCTCAATCATTCTCTCTATAAATTCCCTCAAATTCATCACTCTCTTCATCAACCAAACCTTAATTCTCTCTTCATTTATCCATCATAAATTCTCTCCCTGGCTTCCACAATTGcgcactcctcctcctccacaaTAACAACCACCacaatcatcttcttcttcttgttggccctcaccaccaccaccttatTTGGCGCAACTTCTCCAATAATTATTCACTCTAGCCGTGTGGGACTAGAGTGCCTTAAACTTCCTCCTTCAAAATTTATCAGCAGAATGAGGATAGTGGGAAATTTGCTGCGAGATGTTGCAGCACTCTAGAACACGAGTTGAGAACCCGTGGCCATAAGAGGAATTCTCTTCTTTCCAACGACATTTCGACATGGTTGAAGTTGCTAGAGCTGTCTACTGAAGAGCTCAGTTGGTGTGTATTAGCTATTGCTCAGAGCCCCCAAGGTATCATTATATTATCTCTCTGGTGCATGAAGAGAAAATTTCCACGCTTAGGTAGCATGCTAAATGCTGGTTTGGTGGTAGTGTTGCAGAATCCattatatttgaaaataaaatatgaacatTTTTTACAAGGAGAaactttaatataaaaataaggaGGAAAAATTAATGGAACATACACTAGTTTAATTTACTGGTTTAATTTCATTCGCATATTGCACGCATGCTGCACGCATACATGCACAAATGATGTGCATCCTATTTTAGTTTCACATAAGTCCAACAACAACGGTCATGGAGAACTTCCTCCATGGGTGGATCCTAGGGACTTGTAGTCAAATAGGGATCTTCctgatgttgttgttgctgctgatGGGAGTGGAGAATTTAGTAGAACCATGGATGGCAGCCCCGAACTATAGCAACAAACACTATGTTATCTACATGAAAAGAGGAGTTTACAATGAGATTGTTAACATCGGTAAGAATAAGTGGTACTTGAAAATGGTTGGAGATCGTATGGATCTCACTATCATCTCTAGAAGCTTGAGGTACAATCAGAATTTGAGCACATACTACACAGCTACATTTGGTAAGAACACTCCAAATATATAgctaatatattaatatatttgatCTTGTTCTCATTTTTCTTCCAGTTTATTTATGAAGGTGTCGATGGAAAAGGGTTCATAGCACAACGCATATCCTTCAGGAACACTGCATGGCATGAATATCATCAAGTCGTCGCTGTGAGATCAGTAGCTAACCTTTCTATCTTTGACCAATGTGAGATTTTCGGTTACCAAGACAACCAATATGTCTATTCGCAGTGGCAGTTCTACACAAATTGCAAAATCAGAGGCACATTGGATTTCATATTTGGACACGCCTCTGAGGCTTTTCAATACTGCACTATATTGGTCAAGAAAGGATTGCCAACACAAAAGAACACTATCACGGCCCAAGATAGAACAAGCTCAAGCCTAGCATCAGCATTCTCCTTCCAGTTCTGCAATATATCGGCAGATTTGGACCTTCTACCCTTCGTTTGCTCCATATCCACATACCTTGGAAGACCACGGAAGCAATATTCTAGAGTTGCTGGCATGCAATCCTACATGAGTGATGTGTTGAGTCTTGAAGGATGGTTAGAGTGGAATAGTTCATTGTATTTGGACACATTGTACTACGTTGAGTACAATAATTAATGGAACATACGCTAGTTTAATTTCATTCGCATGTTGCACGCATACTGCACGCATGCAGGCACAAATGACGTGCATCCTGTTTCAGTTTCACATCAGTCCAGCAGCAAGGGCCAGGGCGAACTTCCTCCGTGGGTTGATCTTAGGGACTTGCATTCAATTAGGGGTCTTCCTAATGTTGTTTTTGCTGCTGATGGGAGTGGAGAATTTAGTAGAATCATGGATGCAGTACGTGCAACCCCAAACTATAGCAACAAACACTATGTCATCTACATAAAATAGGAGTCTACAATGAGATTGTGAACACCGGTAAGAATAAGTGGAACTTGAAAATGGTTGGAGATGGTATGGATCTCACTATCATCTCTGGAAGCTTGAGTTACAATCAGAGCTTTCCGGTGAGATTTTCGGTTACCAAGACAACCAATATTCCTATTCGCAGCAGCAGTTCTACACAAATTGCAAAATCAGAGGCTCAATGAATTTCATATTTGGACACGCCTCTGCGGCTTTCCAATACTGCATTATATTGGTCAAGAAAGGATTGTCAACACAAAACAACACTATCACTTCCCAAGATAGAACAAGCTCAAGCCTAGCATCAGCATTCTCCTTCCAGTTCTGCAACATATCAGCAGATTTGGACCTTCTACCCTTCGTTGGCTCCATATCCACATACCTTGGAAGACCATGGAAGCAATATTCTAGAGTTGGTGGCATGCAATCCTACATGAGTGATGTGTTGAGTCTTGAAGGATGGTTAGAGTGTAATAGTTCATTGTATTTGGACACACTGTACTGCGTTGAGTATAATAACTATGGATCAGGAGCTAGGCTAGATAGACGGGTTAAATGGCAAGGCTTCCATGTGATCAATGATTTTAGGCCAGCTTGGAAATTCACGGTATTTGAACTCATCATGGAGGAACAATGGTTACCTTCAACCAGAGTACCCTTCATTCCTGGACTAAGGGACTAAATAAATGTGTCTTGGGCAAAATGATGACATAAATAATAAAGACTTATTTTTGTAAAATCATCAATCTTTTAATATTGAAACCTATGTTAGTTAGGCACCGCTTATATATGTTTTGCACCTTGTGCTCTAAATAACATGCATATTTGTGAGAATTGACTCAAGTTCCTTTTTTTTCAACAAACAAAAATTTCATTTCGAAAAAGAGACAACAGTCTCAATCACAAACAAAGTTTACATTGTTTGGAAAATCAATTAAATCCCACAAATTACTTGGCTTCGAACACCTTCGTCTTGCTAAAACATTTGCAAAGTGATTAACCTCAATTCAGGTCAAACACCCACACAATTtttctcttgtaacaaaaaaaatctctGTGAGGAAATCAATCGTGTTTAGTGTGCTAATAAGTTTCTAGGGTTTATTCTAAATATTGGTGTGGTGGTAGTGTATCAAAATCCAtcatatttgaaaataaaatatgaacatTATTTACAAGGAGAAACTTTCATATAAAAACAAGGAGGAAAAATTAATGGAAAACACGTTAGTTTAATTTACTGGTTTAATTTCATTCGCACGATGCACGCATAATGCACGCACAAACGAAAGAAATTCAAAATCACCACAATGATCACAATGATATGTTTTCTTCTTcaacaaaacaaaccaaagtgcATTCAGTTTCAGTTTCACATCAGTCCAGCAGCAAGGGCCAGGGCGGACTTCCTCCATGGGTAGAGCCAAGGGACTTTCAGTCAAATGGGGAGCTTCCTGATGTTGTAGTTGCTGCTGCTGATGGGAGCGGAAATTTAGTAGAATCATGGATGCAGTACGTGCAGCCCCGAACTATAACAACAAACactatgtcatcaacataaaaaaaaaaggtctaCAATGAGATTGTTAACATTGGTAAGACTAAGTGGAACTTTAAAATGGTTGGAGATGATATGGATCTCACTATCATCTTTGGAAGTTTGAGCTACAATCAGAATTTGACCACATACTACACAGCTACCTTTGGTAAGAACACACTACaaacactccaaattctctttttattttcaagaatatctttgatttttatgcaattatacaaaattaaaaacagacTAAAGTAACTTGCAAAAATCTAAATTGCCACAAACTGTAAATGATGTTTAGAGGTCTGGTAACACTATAACTTGATATTCAATAACAAGTCCAAAAGGGATCCAAAATCGTCATGGTAATGTGAGCCTGTTTTTGGATGTAATTGCTTTGAACCTGAAACTCACAGTGTTGAacttttctttcccttttttccctTCAGATTTGAAGGGAACTTTAAAGGTGTCTTTAATAGCAAAAGCTTGTGTGCCCACtatagtaaaattaaaattaaagtaatAAGAGTGTATTGTTTTTTAGTTGTTCTCAAGGCCTCCTGAAACTTttgtgttgtttaatatatagctagtatattaatatatttgatCTTGTTCTCATTCTTTTCAACTTTATTTATGAAGGTGTCGATGAAAAAGGGTTCATAGCACAATGCATATCCTTCAGGAACATTGCAAGGCTAAATATCATCAAGTTGTCGCTATGAGATCAGCAGCTAACCTTTCTGTCTTTGACCAATGTGAGATTTCAGGTTACCAAGACAGCCTATGAGCCTGTTGTGAGTATATGCATGTTCACAACGGCAATATGCCTGTTCACAACGGAAGTTCTACAGGAATTGCAAAATCAGGGGCACGATGGATTTCATATTTGGACATGCCTCTGGAGTTTTCCAATACTGCACTATATTGGTCAAGAAAGGATTTCCAACACAAAAGAAcactatcacatctcatactgaAAAAAGGTCATGCTTatcattttctttctccttcaaacTATGCAACATATAAGCATATTTTGACCTTCTATCGTTTGTGCGTGCGTGCAGGCAGCATGAGACATATGTGTGCTTGGGTGCATACTTGTATGCTTGTGTGTGCTTGTCTATTTATTTCCATTTAATACTATACTTGTAATAAGTGAATATTGTTTGTTGTATGCATGGATAAGGGTACAAGGAACATAAGTTATGGTTAGAGGATGTGGCTGAGTGTTGTAGTTGTTGTTACAAATACATGCATAGAGGACCGAAAGGCTCTTTCGCCAAATGTTTATGTTTTGCTAGGCTTAATTCCTcttttcgtccctgatgtttcatgattgtgcaattttggtccccttaTTTTTAAACGAGCAATTTTAATCCCCAACGTTTGTGCCGTGAGCAATTTTGGTCCAACCGTTAATTTGCTAACGGTAGAGGCTGACTTGGCTTTCATTAATTGAGCTCGCATTGTTAATGTATTTCCCagtcattatttttttttcagaaaaactaataataatacctagataaaaaaatcaaaaaattccCAACACTTGAATCAGTTTGCTTTCGATCAGATCAGATTGCAAAGGAATATAAAatcaaaatccctaaattcCCAACCCTAATTTCGCCGTCTACAGTTGGATTGTGCGATTGCAAGAAGTGCCAAGGTAAAGAACTGTACAGACCCAAGGGCCAAGGACACAAGCAGGACAGAAACATACGGGGGTGAGAAGGAAAGAAATAACAG is a window of Lotus japonicus ecotype B-129 chromosome 5, LjGifu_v1.2 DNA encoding:
- the LOC130719259 gene encoding pectinesterase/pectinesterase inhibitor PPE8B-like, translated to MAAPNYSNKHYVIYMKRGVYNEIVNIGKNKWYLKMVGDRMDLTIISRSLRYNQNLSTYYTATFGVDGKGFIAQRISFRNTAWHEYHQVVAVRSVANLSIFDQCEIFGYQDNQYVYSQWQFYTNCKIRGTLDFIFGHASEAFQYCTILVKKGLPTQKNTITAQDRTSSSLASAFSFQFCNISADLDLLPFVCSISTYLGRPRKQYSRVAGMQSYMSDVLSLEGWLEWNSSLYLDTLYYVEYNN
- the LOC130719260 gene encoding probable pectinesterase/pectinesterase inhibitor 32; translated protein: MLHAYCTHAGTNDVHPVSVSHQSSSKGQGELPPWVDLRDLHSIRGLPNVVFAADGSGEFSRIMDALELQSELSGEIFGYQDNQYSYSQQQFYTNCKIRGSMNFIFGHASAAFQYCIILVKKGLSTQNNTITSQDRTSSSLASAFSFQFCNISADLDLLPFVGSISTYLGRPWKQYSRVGGMQSYMSDVLSLEGWLECNSSLYLDTLYCVEYNNYGSGARLDRRVKWQGFHVINDFRPAWKFTVFELIMEEQWLPSTRVPFIPGLRD